A DNA window from Hymenobacter aquaticus contains the following coding sequences:
- a CDS encoding non-ribosomal peptide synthetase translates to MKVLDIINELKASKIFPKLEGEQLKLIGETSNLRKELIDVIKARKGKIVDFLREATKQAVYQPIPVVEQQASYPLSNAQQRLWVLSQFEGGSVAYNIVKGFYLQGTVNKVNLEKAFQATVQRHDSLRTVFREVEGEPRQLVLSEIGFALEHDNIEAVANKKERLEAELARLTNEPYDLTNGPLLKVKLVQLSATEFALFFGMHHIVSDGWSFGVIVQEVMAFYESLCKGEAGPAAPLAVQYKDYAAWMTTKLTGESGEKYRKFWMERLEESLDPLQLPTDFVRPENKGYKGALAKFSFNAALYQRMNSFCKESHVTLFSLLHATLNLLLYKYSGQKQLIVGTPVSGRSHYDLENQVGLYVNTLALKTSITPEQSFAAYLKETAQSTLQAFEHQDYPFDKLVEELNLVRDPSRNPLFDVMIVLQNTAFGDGSIQMTKQYGFRLLELNDYFADGAGLESIHQGAKFDLSFSFSTEAGNQFVLEIDYSTELFSEAKINRFFQAFLSLLQQAIAAPYQHVGELQLIQDAEKAKILTQFNVPIEGIDEASMISLLTESFRTRADEVALITKDKTLTYRELNEQSDRLAVYLRSKLGTADNPFVGILMQRTAWTIVSVLGILKAGAAYVPVDPTYPQNRIDFILEDADPLLILSDTASSPLIPAIYEGRVINLNTEAATILATEGEMPNAGDLREKTSYLIYTSGSTGKPKGVQICHRNAIAFLKWCCVEFAHTPYELLYAATSYCFDLSVYEFFFPLIQGKKIRLLSSALELPQYLPHDKDILVNTVPSVVRNLLEDSVDLSNVVALNMAGEPVPKKFKKDLDYRRMEVRNLYGPSEDTTYSTNYRFADDGYEIIPIGSAVGYTQMYILDESRNLLPEGVDGEIYLSGQSIAKGYHGRPDLTAERFMPNPFAPGHTMYKTGDIGRWLPDGQVEFIGRVDDQVKVRGYRIELGEIQFLLEQQDGVQQAVVVVKDIQGEKTIVAYWEGSEEQSNKELKAALGKSLPAYMVPTYWVKMDKIPLNSNGKVDKKMLPLPAQKGAEAAALVEPTTELEIRLQQLWKEVLSKKEVGIRSNFFEIGGHSLRATRLKSLVLKRLGKDISLNELFQYPTIEQQAKLLERKNETRFREISLADQSQFYPVSFTQERLWVLTSFEEASVAYHMPAAFRVQGTLDVQLLEQAFQQVIARHESLRTTFTEHQGTPVQLIHEASAIDFAIQKLAVDANGAASQLEDVLQEQWNQPFNLEKGPLLRSVLIDLAGQEQILSFCMHHIISDGWSIGVLVKEVMQAYAALAQGQEAGWAPLTLQYKDFAVWQRQELSNEKLDDHRRFWLGEFDNLGATLQLPADFDRPAIKTYHGGTTNIVFDPAVAGPLKQLANSADLSLFMVLLGGVNVLLSKYSGQRDITVGTPVAGRDHIQLEDQIGFYVNTLAIRNELSDDQTFLALARQQKDKLLNAFEHQVYPFEMLLADLNLKRDLSRSPLFDVMVIMQNTEASKASQALSSALQFEKLELNTGVTKYDLTFCFSEEADGLRLSLEYNTDLYQPATIARLAQHLTTLLEQVAANPALRLSEVNVLAAAATQELLALTDNRAAGFDQSATVVSRFQDMARTHANQVAVVTAERSLTYAELDERSGQLARVLLTDYGVLPEAPVALSFQRTEWQVIGLLAALKAGAAAVALDPADPATRLDCLVQDSGARLVLTDGSMPKEVAESGVAAFLDITTAAYRGDAVTTTLEPRHLALVLYTSDASGNPKGVEMEHRNLISQLSNAANVFGFRANDRWSVAHNLSSDLGVAEVLGALLHGATAVLAPAAATADNAAFWAWLQEQEITVLHQPTAAFRSLNAELKKQFAASPLAVRRVLLAGDDLQPEAAQDWNQAYPNSTIAVLYGRPETTGFTTWKELTAQEINAGKSSHIGRVLPTLSAVVLDANQRLVPQGATGELYVGGAAVARGYHARPELTTQRFVENPFRAGETLFRTGDRARVLASGELELVGRPEGQATIQGQRIELGEVEAALRQLEDVQEATVLATRTATGELELTGYYVLSNLLSAKAIKKALATTLPAALVPASLIRLDAFPLTSQGTIDRAALPRPNDAGSEPLTDYVAPRNEVDERLIVIWQNILETDSIGIKDNFFDLGGHSLKATRVLSRIHEEFGVKIDLKNLFVEPTIEHLSNYIDAVSWMENETVGVEQDETELIF, encoded by the coding sequence ATGAAGGTCCTGGATATCATTAACGAACTAAAAGCCAGCAAGATTTTCCCCAAGCTGGAAGGTGAGCAGTTGAAGCTGATTGGTGAAACGAGCAACCTCCGCAAGGAATTGATTGATGTTATCAAGGCCCGCAAGGGTAAGATTGTGGATTTCCTGCGCGAGGCCACCAAGCAGGCCGTGTACCAGCCGATTCCGGTGGTGGAGCAGCAGGCCAGCTACCCGCTGTCCAACGCCCAGCAGCGCCTGTGGGTGCTCAGCCAGTTTGAGGGCGGCTCGGTGGCCTACAACATCGTGAAGGGCTTTTATTTGCAGGGCACCGTGAACAAGGTGAACCTGGAAAAGGCGTTTCAGGCCACCGTGCAGCGCCACGACAGCCTGCGCACCGTGTTCCGGGAAGTGGAAGGCGAGCCGCGCCAGCTGGTGCTCAGCGAAATCGGCTTTGCCCTGGAGCACGACAACATCGAGGCCGTCGCCAACAAGAAGGAGCGCCTCGAAGCCGAGCTGGCCCGCCTCACCAACGAGCCCTACGACCTGACCAACGGCCCGCTGCTGAAAGTGAAGCTGGTGCAGCTGTCGGCCACCGAGTTTGCGCTGTTTTTCGGCATGCACCACATCGTCAGCGACGGGTGGTCGTTTGGCGTTATCGTGCAGGAAGTCATGGCGTTCTACGAGTCGCTGTGCAAGGGCGAAGCCGGGCCGGCCGCCCCGCTGGCCGTGCAATACAAAGACTACGCCGCCTGGATGACCACCAAGCTCACGGGGGAAAGCGGCGAGAAATACCGCAAGTTCTGGATGGAGCGCCTCGAGGAAAGCCTCGACCCGCTGCAGCTGCCCACCGACTTCGTGCGGCCCGAAAACAAGGGCTACAAGGGCGCGCTGGCCAAGTTCAGCTTCAACGCGGCCCTGTACCAGCGCATGAACAGCTTCTGCAAGGAGTCGCACGTGACGCTCTTTAGCCTGCTGCACGCCACACTCAACCTGCTGCTCTACAAGTACTCGGGCCAGAAGCAGCTGATTGTGGGCACGCCCGTGTCGGGCCGCAGCCACTACGACCTGGAAAACCAGGTGGGCCTCTACGTGAATACGCTGGCCCTGAAAACCAGCATCACGCCCGAGCAGTCGTTTGCCGCCTACCTGAAGGAAACCGCCCAGAGCACCCTGCAGGCCTTCGAGCACCAGGATTACCCCTTCGACAAGCTGGTGGAAGAGCTGAACCTGGTGCGCGACCCCAGCCGCAACCCGCTGTTCGACGTGATGATCGTGCTGCAAAACACGGCCTTCGGCGACGGCAGCATCCAGATGACCAAGCAGTACGGCTTCCGCTTGCTGGAGCTGAACGACTATTTCGCCGACGGCGCCGGCCTGGAGAGCATCCACCAGGGTGCCAAGTTCGATCTGAGCTTCAGCTTCTCGACCGAAGCCGGCAACCAGTTCGTGCTCGAAATCGACTACAGCACCGAGCTGTTCTCGGAAGCTAAAATCAACCGCTTCTTCCAGGCTTTCCTCTCGCTGCTCCAGCAGGCCATAGCCGCCCCCTACCAGCACGTGGGCGAGCTGCAACTGATTCAGGACGCGGAAAAGGCCAAGATCCTGACCCAGTTCAACGTGCCCATCGAGGGCATCGACGAGGCCAGCATGATCAGCCTGCTCACCGAGTCGTTCCGCACCCGCGCGGACGAGGTGGCCCTGATTACCAAGGATAAAACCCTGACCTACCGGGAGCTGAACGAACAGTCGGACCGGCTGGCCGTGTACCTGCGCAGTAAGCTGGGCACCGCCGACAACCCCTTCGTGGGCATTCTGATGCAGCGCACGGCCTGGACCATCGTCAGCGTGCTGGGCATTCTGAAGGCCGGGGCCGCCTACGTGCCCGTCGACCCGACCTACCCGCAGAACCGCATCGACTTCATCCTGGAAGACGCCGACCCGCTGCTCATTCTCAGCGACACGGCCAGCAGCCCCCTGATTCCGGCCATCTACGAGGGCCGCGTCATCAACCTCAACACCGAGGCGGCCACCATTCTGGCTACCGAAGGGGAGATGCCCAACGCCGGCGACCTGCGCGAAAAAACCTCCTACCTGATTTACACCTCGGGCAGCACCGGCAAGCCCAAGGGCGTGCAGATCTGCCACCGCAACGCCATTGCTTTCCTGAAGTGGTGCTGCGTGGAATTTGCCCATACGCCCTACGAGCTGCTCTACGCGGCCACCTCGTACTGCTTCGATTTGTCGGTCTACGAGTTCTTCTTCCCCCTTATTCAGGGCAAGAAAATCCGTTTGCTGAGCTCGGCCCTGGAGCTGCCCCAGTACCTGCCCCACGATAAGGACATTTTGGTGAATACCGTACCCTCGGTGGTGCGCAACCTGCTGGAAGACAGCGTGGACCTCTCGAACGTGGTGGCCCTGAACATGGCCGGTGAGCCGGTGCCCAAGAAGTTCAAGAAGGACCTGGACTACCGCCGCATGGAAGTGCGCAACCTCTACGGCCCCTCCGAGGACACGACTTACAGCACCAACTACCGCTTCGCCGACGACGGCTACGAAATCATTCCGATTGGCTCGGCCGTGGGCTACACCCAGATGTACATTCTGGATGAGTCGCGCAACCTGCTGCCCGAGGGCGTCGACGGCGAGATTTACCTCAGCGGCCAGTCCATTGCCAAAGGCTACCACGGCCGCCCCGACCTGACGGCGGAGCGCTTCATGCCCAACCCCTTCGCCCCGGGCCACACCATGTACAAAACCGGCGACATCGGCCGCTGGCTGCCCGACGGCCAGGTCGAGTTTATCGGCCGCGTCGATGACCAGGTGAAAGTGCGCGGCTACCGCATCGAGCTGGGCGAAATTCAGTTCCTGCTCGAGCAGCAGGACGGCGTGCAGCAGGCCGTGGTGGTGGTGAAAGACATTCAGGGCGAAAAAACCATCGTGGCCTACTGGGAAGGCAGCGAGGAGCAGTCGAACAAAGAATTGAAAGCCGCCCTGGGCAAGAGCCTGCCCGCCTACATGGTGCCTACCTACTGGGTGAAGATGGACAAGATTCCGCTGAACTCGAATGGCAAGGTGGACAAGAAAATGCTGCCCCTGCCCGCGCAGAAAGGCGCCGAAGCCGCCGCCCTGGTGGAGCCCACCACCGAGCTGGAAATCCGCCTGCAGCAGCTCTGGAAGGAAGTGCTCAGCAAGAAGGAAGTCGGCATCCGCAGCAACTTCTTCGAAATCGGGGGCCACAGCCTGCGCGCCACCCGCCTGAAGTCGCTGGTGCTGAAGCGCCTGGGTAAGGATATTTCCCTCAACGAGCTGTTCCAGTACCCCACCATCGAGCAGCAGGCCAAGCTGCTGGAGCGCAAAAACGAAACCCGCTTCCGCGAAATCAGCCTCGCCGACCAGAGCCAGTTCTACCCCGTGTCCTTCACCCAGGAGCGCCTCTGGGTGCTGACCAGCTTCGAAGAGGCTTCGGTAGCCTACCACATGCCGGCCGCCTTCCGCGTGCAGGGCACCCTGGACGTGCAGCTGCTGGAGCAAGCCTTCCAGCAGGTCATTGCCCGCCACGAAAGCCTGCGCACCACCTTCACCGAGCACCAGGGCACGCCCGTGCAGCTGATTCACGAGGCCTCGGCCATCGACTTCGCCATCCAGAAGCTGGCGGTAGACGCCAACGGCGCAGCCTCCCAGCTGGAAGACGTGCTGCAGGAGCAGTGGAACCAGCCCTTCAACCTCGAAAAAGGCCCGCTGCTGCGTAGCGTCCTCATCGACCTGGCCGGCCAGGAGCAGATTCTCTCGTTCTGCATGCACCACATCATCAGCGACGGCTGGTCCATTGGGGTGCTGGTGAAAGAGGTGATGCAGGCCTACGCCGCCCTGGCCCAGGGGCAGGAGGCCGGCTGGGCTCCGCTCACGCTCCAGTACAAGGATTTCGCCGTGTGGCAGCGTCAGGAGCTCTCCAACGAGAAGCTCGATGACCACCGCCGGTTCTGGCTGGGCGAGTTCGACAACCTGGGCGCGACCCTGCAGCTGCCCGCCGACTTCGACCGGCCCGCCATCAAAACCTACCACGGCGGCACCACCAACATCGTGTTCGACCCGGCCGTTGCGGGCCCGCTCAAGCAGCTGGCCAACAGCGCCGACCTAAGCCTGTTCATGGTACTGCTCGGGGGCGTGAACGTGCTGCTGAGCAAGTACTCCGGGCAGCGCGACATCACCGTGGGCACGCCCGTGGCCGGCCGCGACCATATCCAGCTCGAAGACCAGATTGGCTTCTACGTCAACACCCTGGCCATTCGCAACGAGCTCAGCGACGACCAGACGTTCCTGGCCCTGGCCCGGCAGCAGAAAGACAAGCTGCTCAACGCCTTCGAGCACCAGGTGTATCCGTTTGAGATGCTGCTGGCCGACCTGAACCTGAAGCGCGACTTGTCCCGCTCGCCCCTGTTCGACGTGATGGTTATCATGCAGAACACGGAAGCCTCGAAAGCCTCGCAGGCCCTGTCTTCGGCCCTGCAGTTTGAAAAGCTGGAGCTGAACACCGGCGTCACGAAGTACGACCTGACGTTCTGCTTCTCGGAAGAAGCCGACGGCCTGCGCCTCAGCCTCGAATACAACACCGACCTCTACCAGCCCGCCACTATTGCCCGCCTGGCGCAGCACCTGACCACCCTGCTGGAGCAAGTAGCCGCCAACCCGGCTCTGCGCCTGAGCGAGGTGAACGTGCTGGCCGCCGCCGCTACCCAAGAGCTGCTGGCCCTCACCGATAACCGCGCCGCCGGCTTCGACCAGAGCGCCACCGTGGTGAGCCGCTTCCAGGACATGGCCCGCACCCACGCCAACCAGGTTGCCGTGGTAACTGCCGAGCGGAGCCTGACTTACGCCGAGCTGGATGAACGCTCGGGGCAGCTGGCCCGCGTGCTGCTCACCGACTACGGCGTACTGCCCGAGGCCCCGGTGGCCCTGAGCTTCCAGCGCACCGAGTGGCAGGTGATTGGTCTGCTGGCCGCGCTGAAAGCCGGAGCCGCCGCCGTGGCCCTCGACCCCGCCGACCCCGCCACCCGCCTCGACTGCCTGGTGCAGGACAGCGGCGCCCGTCTGGTGCTGACCGACGGCTCGATGCCGAAAGAGGTTGCCGAATCGGGCGTGGCGGCCTTCCTGGACATCACGACGGCCGCCTACCGCGGCGACGCGGTGACGACTACCCTCGAGCCCCGGCATCTGGCCTTGGTGCTGTATACTTCCGATGCCTCGGGCAACCCCAAAGGCGTGGAAATGGAGCACCGCAACCTCATCAGCCAGCTCAGCAACGCCGCCAACGTGTTCGGCTTCCGCGCTAATGACCGGTGGAGCGTGGCCCACAACCTGAGCTCTGACCTCGGGGTAGCAGAGGTGCTGGGCGCCCTGCTGCACGGCGCAACGGCCGTGCTGGCCCCCGCCGCCGCCACCGCCGACAACGCCGCCTTCTGGGCCTGGCTGCAAGAGCAGGAAATTACGGTGCTTCACCAGCCTACCGCCGCTTTCCGCAGCCTGAATGCCGAGCTGAAAAAGCAGTTTGCCGCCTCACCGCTGGCCGTGCGCCGCGTGCTGCTGGCCGGCGACGACCTGCAGCCGGAAGCAGCCCAGGACTGGAACCAGGCCTACCCCAACAGTACCATTGCGGTACTCTACGGCCGCCCCGAAACCACGGGCTTCACCACCTGGAAGGAGCTGACGGCCCAGGAAATCAACGCGGGCAAGAGCAGCCACATCGGCCGCGTGCTGCCTACGCTGAGCGCCGTGGTGCTCGATGCCAACCAGCGCCTCGTGCCGCAGGGGGCCACCGGCGAGCTGTATGTGGGCGGGGCCGCCGTGGCCCGCGGCTACCACGCCCGCCCCGAGCTGACAACCCAGCGCTTCGTGGAAAACCCCTTCCGGGCCGGCGAAACGCTGTTCCGCACCGGCGACCGGGCCCGCGTGCTGGCCTCCGGCGAGCTGGAGCTCGTGGGCCGGCCCGAGGGGCAGGCAACCATCCAGGGCCAGCGCATCGAGCTGGGCGAGGTGGAAGCCGCGCTGCGCCAGCTGGAAGACGTGCAGGAGGCCACCGTGCTGGCCACCCGCACCGCCACCGGCGAGCTGGAGCTGACGGGCTACTACGTGCTCAGCAACCTGCTCAGTGCCAAGGCTATCAAAAAGGCGCTGGCCACCACGCTGCCCGCCGCTCTGGTGCCCGCCTCCCTGATTCGCCTGGACGCCTTCCCGCTTACCAGCCAGGGCACCATCGACCGGGCCGCGCTGCCCCGCCCCAACGACGCGGGCAGTGAGCCGCTGACCGACTACGTGGCCCCGCGCAACGAGGTGGATGAGCGCCTGATCGTCATCTGGCAGAACATCCTGGAAACCGACTCCATCGGCATCAAGGACAACTTCTTCGACCTGGGCGGCCACAGCCTGAAAGCCACGCGGGTGCTGTCCCGGATTCACGAGGAGTTCGGCGTCAAGATTGACCTCAAAAACCTGTTCGTCGAACCCACCATTGAGCATTTGTCCAACTACATCGACGCGGTGAGCTGGATGGAAAACGAGACGGTGGGCGTGGAGCAGGACGAAACGGAACTGATTTTCTAA